One window of Bos javanicus breed banteng chromosome 1, ARS-OSU_banteng_1.0, whole genome shotgun sequence genomic DNA carries:
- the RTP1 gene encoding receptor-transporting protein 1 produces the protein MRIFRPWRLRCPALHLPSLPVFSLKWSLPSLAPDETMCKSVTTDEWKKIFYEKMEEAKPADSWDLIIDPNLKHNVLAPGWKQYLELHASGRFHCSWCWHTWQSPHLVILFHMYLDRAQRAGSVRMRVFKQLCYECGTARLDESSMLEENIECLVDNLITSLREQCYGERGGQYRIHVASRQDTRRHRGEFCEACQEGIVHWKPSEKLLEEEATTYTFSRAPSPTKPQAEEGSGCNFFSIPWCLFWATVLLLIIYLQFSFRSSV, from the exons ATGAGGATTTTTAGACCGTGGAGACTGCGCTGCCCTGCCCTGCACCTGCCCTCACTCCCTGTGTTCTCACTCAAGTGGAGCTTGCCCTCCCTCGCCCCTGACGAGACCATGTGTAAAAGTGTGACCACAGATGAATGGAAGAAAATCTTCTATGAGAAGATGGAGGAGGCAAAGCCAGCGGACAGCTGGGACCTCATCATAGATCCCAACCTCAAGCACAATGTGCTAGCTCCAGGCTGGAAGCAGTACCTGGAGTTGCATGCTTCAGGCAG GTTCCACTGTTCCTGGTGCTGGCACACCTGGCAGTCGCCCCACTTGGTCATCCTCTTCCACATGTACCTGGACCGCGCCCAGCGGGCGGGCTCAGTGCGCATGCGCGTCTTCAAGCAGCTGTGCTATGAGTGCGGCACGGCGCGGCTGGACGAGTCGAGCATGCTGGAGGAGAACATCGAATGCCTCGTGGACAATCTCATCACCAGCCTGCGCGAGCAGTGCTACGGAGAGCGCGGCGGCCAGTACCGCATCCACGTGGCCAGCCGCCAAGATACCCGGCGGCACCGCGGCGAGTTCTGCGAGGCCTGCCAGGAGGGCATTGTGCACTGGAAGCCCAGCGAGAAGCTGCTGGAGGAGGAGGCGACCACCTATACCTTCTCCCGGGCGCCCAGCCCCACCAAGCCACAGGCCGAGGAGGGTTCTGGCTGCAATTTCTTCTCCATCCCCTGGTGCTTGTTTTGGGCCACGGTCCTGCTGCTGATCATCTACCTGCAGTTCTCCTTCCGCAGCTCCGTCTAA